Genomic segment of Prosthecobacter vanneervenii:
TCAAGGCGTGCAGCTCCGCTCGCTGGGCGATCCTGTGCTCTACCTCACCAGTCCAAGCGGCGTCACCCGCGAGCGTCAGGGCCGCGACTTTGCCGCCATCAACTCGCTGAACAAGCAGCATGCCTCGCTCTGCGACGATCCCGAAATCGCCACCCGAATCGCCCAGTATGAAATGGCCTTCCAGATGCAGGCCAGTGTGCCGGAGCTGATGGACATCAGCGGCGAAGGCGCCAAAACCCTGGAGCTCTACGGCTGCCAGCCCGGCGATGGCTCCTTCGCCTCGAACTGCCTCCTAGCCCGCCGCCTCGCGGAGCGCGGCACCCGCTTCATTCAACTTTACCATCGCGACTGGGACCACCACAGCCTGCTGCGCGAGGAACTACCCCTGCGCGCCAAAGAAGTGGATCGCGCCTGCGCGGCACTCATCAAGGACCTCAAGCAGCGCGGCATGTTTGACGACACCCTCATCGTCTTCAGCGGCGAGTTTGGCCGCACCCCCATGGCCCAGGGAAACAAAGGCCCTGTAGGCCGCGACCACCATAACAAAGCCATGTCCATGTGGCTCGCCGGAGCAGGCATCCAGCGCGGCGTCACTTTCGGCAGCACCGACGATCTCGGCTACGCCGCTCAGGAAAACATCACCACTGTGCACGACCTCCACGCCACCATGCTCCACCAGCTCGGCATCCAGCACGACGCCTTCAGCTTCAAATTCCAGGGACTGGACGCCCGCCTCTCTGGCGTGGAAGGAGCCAAAGTCATCAAGAAAATCCTCGCATGAAATTCGCCCCATTCCTTTTCCTCGCCGCATCCCTCAGCGCCTCCGCCTTCGACATCACCATCGCAGACAAAGACCACGTTGATGTCTCCGCCGGTGGCAAGGTCGTGGCCCGTCTCATGATGGCGAACGATCTGAGCACGCCGGAGAAACACCACGAGACCTACAAGCCCTACCTTCACGTCTTCGACTCCAGCGGCACGACCCGTCTGACGAAGGGCCACGGCTTCAATTTCACCCATCACCGCGGCATCTTCCTCGGCTTCAGCAAGATCAGCTACGGCGGCAAATCCTATGACCGCTGGCACATGAAAGGCGGCGATCAGGTCGTCACCAAAGTCGCTCCAGGAGACTCCAGCTTCACCGCCTCCATCGACTGGCAGGGAGACACCAAGGACGCCTTCCTTACAGAGGAACGCCGATTTACCTTCTCCACTCCGGCAAAGCCCTTCTACCTCGGCATCGACATGACCAGCGCCATCAAGCCCGTCAGCGGCGAAGCCGAGATGAGCGGAGACCCCGAGCACGCGGGCGCGCAGTTCCGCCCCTCGGAGAAGGTCGACACCAAAACAACCACCTACATCTTCCCCGGCGAAAACATCGATGCCCACAAGGTCAAGGACCTGCCCTGGGCCGCCGAGATCTTCACCGTCGAGGGCAAGACCTTCACCGTCGTGATCCT
This window contains:
- a CDS encoding DUF1501 domain-containing protein produces the protein MSTFSPLTRRAILSRTAQGLGGVALASLLQPQLLRAASQGVLGRLPLPQKAKRVIWLTMAGGPSQLELFDYKPKLAEMDGKPMPESFTKGQQLAQLQGQKLVCKGPMFSFQKYGRCQMELSELLPHIGSVADDICLVRSMTTEAINHDPAHMFMNTGAQIAGRPSMGAWVTYGLGSEADDLPGFVVMMSTGKGRNPQPIAARQWSSGFLPSKFQGVQLRSLGDPVLYLTSPSGVTRERQGRDFAAINSLNKQHASLCDDPEIATRIAQYEMAFQMQASVPELMDISGEGAKTLELYGCQPGDGSFASNCLLARRLAERGTRFIQLYHRDWDHHSLLREELPLRAKEVDRACAALIKDLKQRGMFDDTLIVFSGEFGRTPMAQGNKGPVGRDHHNKAMSMWLAGAGIQRGVTFGSTDDLGYAAQENITTVHDLHATMLHQLGIQHDAFSFKFQGLDARLSGVEGAKVIKKILA
- a CDS encoding DUF6807 family protein, coding for MKFAPFLFLAASLSASAFDITIADKDHVDVSAGGKVVARLMMANDLSTPEKHHETYKPYLHVFDSSGTTRLTKGHGFNFTHHRGIFLGFSKISYGGKSYDRWHMKGGDQVVTKVAPGDSSFTASIDWQGDTKDAFLTEERRFTFSTPAKPFYLGIDMTSAIKPVSGEAEMSGDPEHAGAQFRPSEKVDTKTTTYIFPGENIDAHKVKDLPWAAEIFTVEGKTFTVVILNHPDNPKDTATSAYRDYGRFGMFPKGKATPESPFKLHYQWLIAEGDVRDAAALQEAWNAFAGKNMPVPALTIKVSEQPKPKKEK